The following are from one region of the Noviherbaspirillum sedimenti genome:
- a CDS encoding urease subunit beta — translation MIPGEMLIEDGDIELNVGRQTTTVKVANSGDRPIQVGSHFHFYETNPALLFERKLAYGMRLNIAAGTAVRFEPGQDRTVELVALAGERKVYGFNGKVMGALRKDEDGK, via the coding sequence ATGATCCCAGGTGAAATGCTGATCGAGGACGGCGACATCGAATTGAACGTCGGCCGCCAAACCACCACCGTCAAGGTGGCCAATAGCGGCGACCGCCCGATCCAGGTCGGCTCGCACTTCCATTTCTATGAAACCAATCCGGCGCTGCTGTTCGAGCGCAAGCTGGCCTACGGCATGCGTCTCAATATCGCGGCAGGCACTGCGGTGCGCTTCGAACCCGGTCAGGATCGCACCGTGGAACTGGTGGCGCTCGCAGGCGAACGCAAGGTCTATGGGTTCAATGGCAAGGTCATGGGCGCATTGAGAAAGGACGAGGACGGCAAATGA
- the ureC gene encoding urease subunit alpha: MSKISRQAYAEMFGPTVGDRVRLADTDLFIEVEKDFTTYGEEVKFGGGKVIRDGMGQSQRNHADVMDTVITNALILDHWGIVKADIGLKTGRIAAIGKAGNPDIQADVTMAIGGATEIIAGEGMIVTAGGIDSHIHFICPQQIKEALMSGVTTMLGGGTGPAVGTAATTCTPGPWHIHSMLAAADAFPMNLGFLGKGNVSLPVPLEEQIRAGAIGLKLHEDWGTTPAAIDNCLSVADRMDIQVAIHTDTLNEGGFLEHTLAAFKDRTIHTFHTEGAGGGHAPDIIAAVGEGNVLPSSTNPTRPYTVNTLDEHLDMLMVCHHLDPAIAEDIAFAESRIRRETIAAEDILHDIGAISMMSSDSQAMGRVGEVIMRTWQTAHKMKTQRGSLPEDSRRNDNFRARRYIAKYTINPAITHGIAHVVGSLEVGKIADIVLWKPAFFGVKPSMILKSGMIAAAQMGDPNASIPTPQPVYSRMMFGAFGGGLKTSLTFVSQAAFDAGIGEQLKLNKPVMAVKNMRHLRKRDMIHNGATPKMEVDPETYEVRADGELLVCEPASILPMAQRYFLF; this comes from the coding sequence ATGAGCAAGATATCGCGACAGGCGTATGCAGAAATGTTCGGCCCCACCGTCGGCGACCGCGTGCGACTGGCGGACACCGACCTGTTCATCGAAGTGGAAAAAGATTTCACCACCTACGGCGAGGAAGTGAAGTTCGGCGGCGGCAAGGTCATCCGCGACGGCATGGGCCAGTCGCAACGCAACCACGCCGATGTCATGGATACCGTCATCACCAACGCACTGATCCTCGACCACTGGGGCATCGTCAAGGCCGACATCGGCTTGAAAACCGGCAGGATCGCCGCCATCGGCAAGGCCGGCAATCCCGACATCCAGGCGGACGTGACGATGGCCATCGGCGGCGCCACCGAAATCATCGCCGGCGAAGGCATGATCGTCACCGCCGGCGGCATCGATTCCCACATCCATTTCATCTGCCCGCAGCAGATCAAGGAAGCGCTGATGTCGGGCGTGACCACCATGCTGGGCGGCGGCACCGGCCCGGCGGTCGGCACCGCCGCCACCACCTGCACGCCTGGCCCGTGGCATATCCACTCCATGCTGGCGGCGGCCGACGCCTTCCCGATGAATCTCGGCTTCCTCGGCAAGGGTAACGTCAGCCTGCCGGTGCCGCTGGAAGAACAGATCCGCGCCGGCGCCATCGGCCTGAAGCTGCATGAAGACTGGGGCACCACGCCGGCGGCGATCGATAACTGCCTGTCGGTGGCCGACCGCATGGATATCCAGGTGGCGATCCATACGGATACGCTCAACGAAGGTGGCTTCCTGGAGCACACCCTGGCAGCCTTCAAGGACCGCACCATCCATACCTTCCACACCGAAGGCGCCGGTGGCGGCCATGCCCCGGACATCATCGCGGCGGTGGGCGAAGGCAATGTACTGCCCTCGTCCACCAACCCGACCCGGCCCTACACCGTCAACACCCTGGACGAACACCTCGACATGCTGATGGTGTGCCACCACCTCGACCCGGCGATCGCCGAAGACATCGCCTTTGCCGAATCGCGCATCCGCCGCGAAACCATCGCCGCCGAGGATATCCTGCACGACATCGGCGCCATTTCGATGATGTCGTCGGACTCGCAAGCCATGGGTCGCGTGGGCGAAGTGATCATGCGCACCTGGCAAACCGCGCACAAGATGAAGACCCAACGCGGCTCTCTTCCGGAAGATTCGCGCCGTAATGACAATTTCCGCGCCAGGCGCTATATCGCCAAATACACCATCAACCCGGCCATCACGCACGGCATCGCGCACGTGGTCGGCTCGCTCGAGGTCGGCAAGATCGCCGATATCGTGCTGTGGAAACCGGCCTTCTTCGGCGTCAAGCCCTCGATGATCCTGAAGAGCGGCATGATCGCTGCCGCCCAGATGGGCGACCCCAATGCCTCGATCCCGACGCCGCAGCCAGTGTATTCGCGCATGATGTTCGGCGCCTTTGGCGGCGGCCTGAAGACGTCGCTGACCTTCGTCTCGCAGGCGGCCTTTGATGCCGGCATCGGCGAGCAACTCAAGCTCAACAAGCCGGTGATGGCTGTCAAAAACATGCGCCACCTGCGCAAG